In one window of Pirellulales bacterium DNA:
- a CDS encoding type I glyceraldehyde-3-phosphate dehydrogenase produces the protein MSTKVAINGLGRIGRAVLKLAIDEPSLDVVAINDLGDVDNLAYLLRYDTVYRRYPKSVAIDGPNLIVAGHKLQKLGSRDPAELPWKDLGVELVFECTGALTRREDLAKHIRAGARVVLLSAPSKDEDVETVVHGVNAPGDATAIVSCASCTTNCITPIVEVIGRRIGFEKSMLTTVHAYTSTQSIVDRSHPRLRRGRAGAANLVPSDTGAARATTRALPQYAGRFDGIAIRAPIPAGSLADITFVTSRKTTVEEVNQILTEEADSPRYAGVLGVTRDPLVSSDIIGDSRASVVDLDLTRVVDGDLVKVMSWYDNEWGYANQMIREALAVCKTARR, from the coding sequence ATGAGCACCAAAGTCGCCATTAACGGTCTGGGACGCATCGGCCGCGCGGTCTTGAAGCTGGCGATCGACGAGCCCTCGCTGGACGTGGTCGCCATCAACGATCTGGGAGACGTCGACAACCTGGCTTACCTGCTGCGGTACGACACGGTGTACCGGCGTTACCCCAAGTCGGTGGCGATCGACGGGCCCAACCTGATCGTCGCCGGCCACAAACTGCAAAAGCTCGGCAGCCGCGACCCGGCGGAACTCCCGTGGAAGGATCTCGGCGTCGAACTGGTGTTCGAATGCACCGGCGCGCTCACGCGGCGCGAAGATCTGGCGAAGCACATCCGCGCCGGCGCGCGCGTGGTGCTGCTGTCGGCGCCCTCCAAGGATGAAGACGTCGAAACCGTAGTCCACGGCGTGAATGCGCCCGGCGACGCGACCGCTATCGTCTCCTGCGCCAGTTGCACCACCAACTGCATCACGCCGATCGTCGAGGTCATCGGCCGCCGCATCGGCTTCGAAAAATCGATGCTGACCACCGTGCACGCCTACACCTCCACTCAGTCGATCGTCGATCGTTCTCATCCGCGCTTGCGGCGCGGCCGGGCGGGGGCCGCTAACCTGGTGCCGTCCGACACCGGCGCCGCGCGCGCCACCACGCGCGCGCTGCCGCAGTACGCGGGTCGCTTCGACGGCATCGCGATCCGGGCGCCGATTCCCGCCGGATCGTTGGCCGACATCACGTTTGTCACTTCGCGAAAGACCACTGTGGAAGAGGTGAACCAGATTCTCACCGAGGAAGCCGACTCGCCACGCTATGCCGGAGTGCTCGGCGTCACGCGCGATCCGCTGGTCTCATCCGACATCATTGGCGACTCGCGCGCGTCGGTGGTCGATCTCGACCTGACCCGCGTTGTCGACGGCGACCTAGTCAAAGTCATGAGCTGGTACGACAACGAATGGGGCTACGCCAATCAGATGATTCGCGAGGCGCTGGCGGTCTGCAAAACCGCGCGCCGCTGA
- a CDS encoding ABC transporter ATP-binding protein/permease, whose product MQKAANKPTAAEPMDREFELPSRPLDSELIAWLYGYTRPHARQRNLLLALVALRSAQLPLLAWATGRIITGPITAGDPRGLAWGLAGFVALALFTQLTFHFRQRYALELGEAVVHDLRADIFAQLQRLQLGFFNQTKLGRIISRVTSDAEAVRAGVQEVCFAGLVSGGQMVIAAALMLWCDPLLFGLVLAIAPGLWLINNHFRRRLSRLHRDVQESFSRVTSTLAETVQGIQVIQGFVRQETNSRRFHALVADHSRYNFEAARTAGLFGPLLDLNSQFFLATLLIVGGWRALAAGSSLPLGDLIQFLFLANIFFGPIQTLGDLYNQALVSMAGAERVRALLETEPEWQDWPDASAARRLRGRVEFDRVTFSYVPARPVLHGVSFVAEPGQTIALVGHTGSGKTSIINLIAKFYLPDAGQVLIDGQDLRGLDTDDYRRQIGVVLQNNFLFTGTVLENIRVGRPSATDAEVQGAVERLGCADILAALPNGLQTEVGEGACRLSLGQRQLVCFARALLADPSILILDEATSSIDVLTEYRIGQALARLLAGRTSFVVAHRLSTIRGADLVLVLDEGQIVERGTHAELVAAGGVYARLHEQFARATAA is encoded by the coding sequence ATGCAAAAAGCCGCCAACAAGCCGACCGCCGCCGAGCCGATGGATCGCGAGTTCGAGCTGCCGAGCCGCCCACTCGACAGCGAATTGATCGCGTGGCTGTATGGCTACACGCGGCCACACGCGCGGCAGCGCAACCTACTGCTGGCGCTGGTGGCGCTGCGTTCGGCGCAACTGCCACTGTTGGCGTGGGCGACGGGGCGGATCATCACGGGGCCGATCACCGCGGGCGACCCGCGCGGCCTGGCCTGGGGGCTGGCGGGCTTTGTGGCGCTGGCCTTGTTCACGCAACTGACGTTTCATTTTCGGCAGCGCTATGCCTTGGAACTGGGAGAGGCGGTGGTGCATGACTTGCGCGCCGACATCTTCGCGCAGCTCCAGAGGTTGCAGCTTGGCTTTTTCAATCAGACCAAGCTGGGGCGGATCATCAGTCGCGTCACCTCCGACGCCGAGGCGGTGCGGGCCGGCGTACAAGAGGTGTGCTTTGCCGGGCTGGTGAGCGGCGGCCAGATGGTGATCGCCGCCGCGCTGATGCTGTGGTGCGACCCCTTGCTGTTTGGCCTGGTGTTGGCGATCGCGCCGGGGCTGTGGCTGATCAACAACCACTTTCGCCGCCGGCTCAGCCGACTGCACCGCGACGTACAAGAGAGCTTCAGCCGCGTCACGTCGACATTGGCCGAGACGGTGCAAGGCATTCAGGTGATTCAAGGCTTTGTGCGGCAAGAGACGAACAGCCGCCGCTTTCATGCGCTGGTGGCCGATCATTCGCGCTACAACTTTGAAGCGGCCCGTACCGCCGGCCTGTTTGGCCCGTTGCTCGACCTGAACAGCCAGTTCTTTTTGGCGACGCTGTTGATCGTGGGGGGCTGGCGCGCGCTGGCCGCTGGCTCGTCGCTGCCGCTGGGAGACCTGATTCAGTTTTTGTTTTTGGCGAACATCTTCTTTGGCCCCATTCAAACCCTGGGCGACCTCTACAATCAGGCGCTAGTGTCGATGGCGGGCGCCGAGCGCGTGCGCGCCCTCTTGGAAACCGAACCCGAGTGGCAAGACTGGCCGGACGCCAGCGCGGCGCGGCGACTGCGCGGGCGCGTGGAGTTCGACCGGGTCACCTTCAGCTACGTCCCGGCGCGCCCGGTGCTGCACGGCGTGAGCTTTGTGGCCGAGCCAGGACAAACCATCGCGCTGGTCGGTCACACCGGCAGCGGCAAGACCTCGATCATCAACCTGATCGCCAAGTTCTATCTGCCGGACGCCGGCCAGGTACTGATCGACGGGCAAGACCTGCGCGGGCTGGACACCGACGACTATCGGCGCCAGATCGGCGTGGTGCTGCAAAACAACTTTTTGTTCACCGGCACGGTGCTGGAGAATATCCGCGTTGGCCGCCCCAGCGCGACCGACGCCGAGGTGCAAGGGGCCGTCGAGCGGCTAGGCTGCGCCGACATCCTGGCCGCGTTGCCGAACGGGCTGCAGACTGAGGTGGGGGAAGGCGCCTGCCGCCTGTCGCTAGGACAACGGCAACTGGTCTGTTTTGCGCGGGCGCTATTGGCCGACCCGAGCATCTTGATCCTCGACGAGGCGACCAGTTCGATCGACGTGCTGACCGAGTATCGCATTGGGCAGGCTTTGGCGCGGCTGTTGGCGGGGCGGACCAGCTTTGTGGTGGCGCACCGGTTGAGCACCATTCGCGGCGCCGATTTGGTGCTGGTGCTCGACGAAGGCCAGATTGTCGAACGGGGCACGCACGCCGAACTGGTCGCCGCGGGAGGCGTTTACGCGCGGCTGCACGAGCAGTTTGCGCGGGCGACGGCGGCCTAG
- a CDS encoding ABC transporter ATP-binding protein/permease: MSIDPDAAPTTRRLLLRLGQLAWKYRLGCAQLLALQLVVLALTLATFTALGLAVDVVRQHAAPGGPALNWPAGLAPPADWSPRFTVAALAAAMLSLAAARGVANYWYARVAARFVHQRMVVDLRALVYEKLQRLSFRFFADHHSGSIIGRVTADVQSLRVFVDGVVLQALTLGLSLAFYLAYMLRIHVGLTLLCLASTPVMWAISASFSRRVKPAYAKNRELFDQMLLALTENVRGVQVVKGFARHDEERAKFARANRAVTDQQHWIFWRVSLFSPTIELLTQFNLVALLGYGGYLVMQGDLALGSGLIVFSNLLQQFSGQVSKVTSIVNSVQQSLIGARRVFEVLDAPIEIQSPANPRPLGRARGEIEFEFVEFRHQAQPVLSDISLWIPAGQCVALLGATGSGKSSLLNLIPRYFDATGGRVLIDGIDVRELDVDELRRNIGVVPQETTLFGDTVAANIAFGKPDASREQIERAARIARAHDFITGLPDGYDTVLKEGGKDLSGGQRQRLAIARALLLEPPILLLDDPTAAIDPQTEDEILQAMEQAMAGRTTLVVAHRLSTLRRADLVVVLDGGRIVELGTHEQLMRSRGLYWRAASLQSDGQVIEDAPLRLPAHDAYASDAA; the protein is encoded by the coding sequence ATGTCGATCGACCCTGACGCCGCGCCAACGACTCGCCGGTTGCTCCTGCGCCTGGGGCAACTGGCGTGGAAGTATCGCCTGGGGTGCGCGCAGCTTTTGGCGCTACAGCTTGTGGTGCTGGCGCTGACGCTGGCGACGTTCACGGCGCTGGGGTTGGCGGTGGATGTGGTGCGCCAGCATGCCGCGCCCGGCGGCCCCGCATTGAACTGGCCCGCGGGCCTGGCGCCGCCCGCCGACTGGTCGCCCCGTTTCACGGTGGCCGCGCTGGCCGCCGCCATGCTGTCGCTGGCCGCGGCGCGGGGCGTGGCCAACTACTGGTACGCGCGGGTCGCCGCGCGCTTTGTGCATCAGCGGATGGTGGTCGATCTGCGCGCCTTGGTTTATGAAAAGCTGCAGCGCTTGAGCTTTCGGTTTTTCGCCGATCATCACAGCGGCTCGATCATTGGTCGCGTGACCGCCGACGTGCAATCGCTGCGCGTGTTCGTCGATGGCGTGGTGCTGCAAGCGCTCACGCTGGGCCTGTCGCTCGCCTTTTATCTGGCGTACATGCTGCGGATCCACGTCGGGCTGACTTTGCTCTGTCTGGCCAGCACGCCGGTGATGTGGGCGATCTCGGCTAGCTTTTCGCGGCGAGTGAAGCCGGCCTACGCCAAGAACCGCGAGTTGTTCGACCAGATGCTATTGGCGCTCACCGAGAACGTGCGCGGCGTGCAGGTGGTGAAGGGCTTTGCCCGCCACGACGAGGAGCGCGCCAAGTTTGCGCGGGCCAACCGCGCGGTCACCGATCAGCAGCATTGGATTTTTTGGCGGGTGAGCTTGTTTTCTCCCACGATTGAGCTGCTCACGCAGTTCAATCTGGTCGCGCTGTTGGGCTACGGCGGCTACCTGGTCATGCAGGGCGATTTGGCGCTGGGCTCGGGGCTGATCGTCTTCTCGAATTTGTTGCAACAGTTTTCCGGCCAGGTAAGCAAGGTCACCAGCATCGTCAACAGCGTGCAGCAGAGCCTGATCGGCGCACGGCGGGTGTTTGAGGTGCTCGACGCGCCGATCGAGATCCAAAGCCCAGCCAACCCGCGCCCGCTGGGCCGCGCGCGGGGGGAGATTGAGTTCGAGTTTGTCGAGTTTCGCCATCAGGCGCAGCCCGTCCTCAGCGACATCTCGCTGTGGATACCGGCGGGGCAGTGCGTGGCGCTGCTGGGCGCCACGGGGTCGGGCAAGTCGTCTTTGTTGAATTTGATACCGCGCTACTTCGACGCGACGGGCGGCCGCGTGCTGATCGACGGGATCGACGTGCGCGAGTTGGATGTGGATGAGCTGCGCCGCAACATTGGCGTAGTGCCGCAGGAGACGACGCTGTTTGGCGACACGGTGGCCGCCAACATCGCCTTTGGAAAGCCAGACGCCAGCCGCGAGCAAATCGAACGCGCGGCGCGCATCGCGCGAGCGCACGACTTCATCACCGGGCTGCCCGACGGCTACGACACCGTATTGAAAGAAGGGGGCAAGGACCTTTCTGGCGGGCAGCGGCAACGACTGGCGATTGCCCGCGCCTTGCTCCTGGAGCCGCCGATTTTGTTGCTCGACGATCCGACGGCGGCGATCGATCCGCAGACCGAGGACGAGATCTTGCAAGCGATGGAGCAGGCGATGGCGGGCCGAACAACGCTGGTGGTGGCGCATCGGCTGAGCACGTTGCGCCGCGCCGACCTGGTGGTGGTGCTGGACGGGGGGCGGATTGTCGAGCTAGGCACGCACGAACAGTTGATGCGCAGCCGCGGCCTGTATTGGCGGGCCGCCAGCCTGCAAAGCGATGGGCAAGTGATCGAAGACGCGCCGCTACGGTTGCCGGCGCACGACGCCTATGCCTCGGACGCCGCCTAG
- a CDS encoding DUF488 domain-containing protein, which translates to MLKLKRVYEEPSSQDGVRVLVERLWPRGLTKKRAAVDLWLKDIAPSPELRKWFGHDPARWKQFEERYRGELREHPDAVRLLKQKAKEGTVTLVYAARDEAHNGALALKRHLQGH; encoded by the coding sequence ATGTTGAAGTTGAAGCGAGTTTACGAGGAGCCTTCTTCCCAGGACGGCGTGCGTGTCTTGGTGGAACGTCTGTGGCCGCGCGGGCTGACCAAAAAACGCGCCGCGGTCGATCTGTGGCTGAAAGACATCGCCCCCAGTCCCGAGCTGCGCAAATGGTTCGGGCACGACCCGGCCCGCTGGAAGCAATTCGAAGAGCGCTATCGCGGCGAATTGCGCGAGCACCCAGACGCCGTCCGGCTTCTCAAGCAAAAGGCGAAGGAGGGGACCGTCACCCTGGTCTATGCCGCGCGCGACGAAGCGCACAACGGCGCGCTGGCGCTGAAACGACATCTCCAGGGACACTAA